Proteins from one Cervus canadensis isolate Bull #8, Minnesota chromosome 25, ASM1932006v1, whole genome shotgun sequence genomic window:
- the LOC122427159 gene encoding olfactory receptor 8S1-like produces the protein MALGNHSTIMEFILLGLSSDPHVQALLCVLFLLVYLLTLTGNMTMMLVIGADSHLHTPMYYFLSHLSFLDLCFSSVTVPKMLENLLAKRKTISVESCLAQVFFVFITAGTEAYLLSVMAYGRYVAICQPLLYDQVMSKQRYVLLVWGSWSLGILNTLINVPLATKMDFCDTHIIPHYSCELPSLFLLSCSDVSTNLIVMFCSLIPHGLVTSLSILFSYACIVSTILSITSTSGRSKAFSTCSSHLTTVILFYGSGFLRYFMPTSGSSLELVFSVLYSVVIPMLNPLIYSLRNKEVKAALQRTLGKHLQCF, from the coding sequence ATGGCCTTGGGAAACCACAGCACCATCATGGAATTTATCCTCCTCGGGCTGTCTAGTGATCCCCATGTCCAGGCTCTGCTCTGTGTGCTGTTCCTGCTGGTTTACCTCCTGACCTTGACGGGAAACATGACAATGATGCTGGTAATCGGGGCTGATTCTCACcttcacacccccatgtactacTTCCTGAGTCACCTCTCCTTCTTAgatctctgtttctcttctgttacTGTGCCCAAGATGTTGGAAAACCTCCTTGCTAAAAGGAAAACCATCTCAGTAGAGAGCTGTCTGGCTCaggttttctttgtgtttatcacTGCAGGGACTGAAGCCTATCTACTCTCAGTCATGGCCTATGGCCGCTATGTCGCCATCTGCCAACCACTACTCTATGACCAGGTGATGAGTAAACAGCGGTATGTACTGCTTGTGTGGGGTTCATGGAGCCTGGGCATTCTGAACACACTCATCAATGTCCCTCTGGCAACGAAAATGGACTTCTGTGATACCCATATCATTCCACACTACAGCTGTGAACtgccctctctcttccttctctcttgctcAGATGTTTCCACCAACCTCATTGTCATGTTCTGTTCCCTCATCCCACATGGCCTTGTAACTTCCCTCTCAATCTTGTTCTCTTACGCCTGCATAGTCTCCACCATCTTGAGCATCACCTCTACCTCTGGCAGAAGCAAAGCTTTTTCTACATGCTCCTCCCACCTCACCACAGTAATCTTGTTCTATGGTTCAGGTTTTCTCCGTTATTTCATGCCAACCTCAGGATCCTCTCTGGAGCTGGTCTTCTCCGTGCTGTATAGTGTAGTCATTCCCATGCTGAATCCTctcatctacagcctgaggaacaagGAGGTGAAAGCAGCTCTGCAAAGAACACTGGGAAAGCATTTACAGTGTTTTTGA
- the LOC122427361 gene encoding olfactory receptor 8S1-like: MTLGNHSIITQFLLLGLSTDPHIQALLFVLFLKIYLLTLMGNLMMLLVIRADSHLHTPMFFFLSHLSLLDLCLSSVTVPKMLKDLLSETKTISVRGCLAQGFFALITAGTECFLLSAMAYDRYAAICHPLLYGQMMKKQLCVQLVWGSWGLASLNAFINTLLAANLDFCENHTISHYSCEVPSLFPLSCSDVSINLTVLLCSSLMHGFGTLFPIVFSYARIVSTILSISSTKGRSKTFSTCSSHLTAVSFFFGSGFLRYLMPTSGSRLELIFSVQYGVVTPMMNPLIYSLKNKKVKAAVRRTLGKYMRWSR, from the coding sequence ATGACTTTGGGGAACCACAGCATCATCACTCAATTCCTCCTCCTCGGGCTGTCTACTGACCCACACATCCAGGCTCTGCTTTTTGTGTTGTTCCTAAAGATTTACCTCCTGACACTAATGGGGAACCTGATGATGCTGCTGGTGATCAGGGCTGATTCTCACCTTCACACGCCCATGTTCTTCTTCCTGAGTCATCTCTCTCTACTGGATCTTTGTTTATCTTCAGTCACTGTGCCCAAGATGCTGAAGGACCTCCTGTCTGAGACAAAAACCATCTCAGTAAGGGGCTGCCTGGCTCAAGGCTTCTTTGCGCTTATTACTGCTGGAACTGAGTGCTTTCTGCTCTCAgcaatggcctatgaccgctatgccGCCATCTGCCACCCTCTACTCTATGGACAAATGATGAAGAAACAGTTGTGTGTACAGCTTGTATGGGGTTCTTGGGGTTTGGCTTCTTTGAACGCATTTATTAACACCCTTCTAGCTGCCAACCTGGACTTCTGTGAGAACCATACCATTAGCCACTACAGCTGTGAGGtgccctctctcttccctctgtccTGCTCTGATGTCTCCATCAACCTCACAGTCCTGCTGTGTTCCAGCCTGATGCATGGATTTGGGACCCTCTTCCCAATAGTCTTTTCCTATGCTCGTATTGTCTCCACCATTCTGAGCATCAGCTCCACCAAAGGCCGAAGCAAGACCTTCTCCACCTGCTCGTCCCACCTCACTGCAGTGAGCTTCTTCTTTGGCTCTGGGTTTCTCCGCTATCTCATGCCAACTTCAGGATCCCGTCTGGAGTTGATCTTCTCTGTGCAGTATGGTGTGGTCACTCCCATGATGAATCCTCTCATCTATAGCCTGAAGAACAAGAAAGTAAAGGCAGCTGTGAGAAGAACACTGGGAAAATATATGCGATGGTccagatga